AAGCATCGATTGGCTTACAGCACTCAATTTGAAAGCGTCCTTACCTATTCCAATTATTCACCTGTTTGCAGATGTAGCATTAAGTAAAAACCCTGCCATGGATGCTGTGTTTTTATATGACGCAGGAATTTCCATTCCGATGTTCCGTGGAATAGCAGAAGTTTATTTCCCGCTTGTTTGGTCATCCGTAATTAAAGACGAATACAAAGCCAATGGATACGGATACGGAAACGCCATCCGGTTTACTTTTAACCTCAACAATTTAAATCCGTTTAAACAGGTTAAAAACATCAAAGGATGACCCCCGGGAAAAAAATATATTTTGCCAGTGATTTTCATCTAGGTGTTCCAACCTGGGAAGAAAGCAGAAAGCGGGAAGATAAAATCATTCGGTGGCTTACAGAAATTGAAAAGGATGCAGAAGAGATCTACCTGGTAGGAGATGTTTTCGATTTCTGGTTCGAATATAAACGCGCCATACCAAAAGGATTTGTAAGGCTACAAGGAAAAATCGCTTCACTTTGCGATAAAGGAATTCCTGTTAAAATTTTTATTGGTAATCACGACATGTGGATGTTTGATTATCTGCCCAAGGAATTAGGTGTGGAATTATTCAGGGAACCCATTCAAAAATCATATAACGGAAAAACATTTTATATCGGTCACGGCGACGGATTAGGTCCCGGTGATTACGGTTATAAATTCATAAAAAAAATATTCCGTAATAAAATTTGTCAATGGCTTTTCGCTCGTTTACATCCTAATTTCGGAATTGGAATTGCAGATTATTTCTCTCGATCCAGCAGAAAAAAAACAAAGCACGAAGATCAATACCTCGGCGATGAAAAAGAATACCTGGTGAATTACATTAAGGATCTAGAAAAAAAAGAGCACTACGATTATTATGTTTTTGGTCACCGTCACCTTCCCATTGATATGACCATTGGAAAATCGCGTTATATTAATCTTGGCGACTGGATCGGATTTTTCACTTATGCCGAATTCGACGGATCAGAAATTCAATTTAAAAAATTCGAAGCGTAGCTTATCTTCTTAGTACGGTTACATGGCCGTAATAATCCTGAATATCTCCATTGGCATATTCAACATTTGCTTTCCAAACATAAACATCCTGCTTCACGGCTTCTCCTTTATACGTTGCATCCCAGCTGTCGTTTATGGAGTATCCGTCAAATAATTTTTCACCCCAACGATCAAACACCATCCAGTGAATTTTTACAATGTTAGATCCCGTAACAAAGAAATTATCATTTCTACCGTTTCCATCAGGACTAATTGCATTAGGAGCAAAGAAGGTCATTACCTCTTCAATCACCACATTTCGTGAAATTGTATCGCGACAACCAAATTCATTGGTAACAATTTGTGTTATGGTGTAAGTGTTCGGTTCGTAATAAGTCACCATTGGTGATGATTCATTACTGTATTGTCCGTCACCAAAAGAATATTCCCACAATACTGCACCACTTGATAAATCGTTCACCTGAATATCCGGCTGATAAATGGTAGTCACATATGGATCAGGTTCAAAATTGGCAACTGGTTGCGGATAAACAACAATTGGATAGGTTAAGGTGTCGCTAAAAATACAACCATCACTTGTGGTAACCTGAACAGAAACATAATACGAACCATCATTCATATAAATATGATCCGGACTCTGACCGAAGGATAAAAATCCATCTCCAAAATCCCAAACCCAGGAAACCACATTTGCATTTCCTGTAGTGGTAGATTGATCAGTAAAGTGAACATTTAAAGGAGCACATCCACTGGCTATTGACGGGAAATAATCAAAGTTTACAATTGGTAAAGTAGCTACAGGCTGCACAATGGTATCTGTACAACCATTTGTTGTTATCACTACAAAAGTCACATAA
The genomic region above belongs to Flavobacteriales bacterium and contains:
- a CDS encoding UDP-2,3-diacylglucosamine diphosphatase, producing MTPGKKIYFASDFHLGVPTWEESRKREDKIIRWLTEIEKDAEEIYLVGDVFDFWFEYKRAIPKGFVRLQGKIASLCDKGIPVKIFIGNHDMWMFDYLPKELGVELFREPIQKSYNGKTFYIGHGDGLGPGDYGYKFIKKIFRNKICQWLFARLHPNFGIGIADYFSRSSRKKTKHEDQYLGDEKEYLVNYIKDLEKKEHYDYYVFGHRHLPIDMTIGKSRYINLGDWIGFFTYAEFDGSEIQFKKFEA